A region from the Cystobacter ferrugineus genome encodes:
- a CDS encoding GatB/YqeY domain-containing protein, translating into MATVRERLDADLKDAMRSKNESATSVIRMIKSAVKYKEVEPGATSPLDEAGILQVIGTLIKQRRDSIEQFKAGGRADLAEKEEQEITILQKYLPQQLTPDELRAAVQAAISEAGAKSAKDMGAVMKLLTPKLQGRAEGRAISEEVKSQLSKLS; encoded by the coding sequence ATGGCCACCGTCAGAGAGCGCCTGGACGCCGACCTCAAGGACGCGATGCGGTCGAAGAATGAGTCCGCGACCAGCGTCATTCGGATGATCAAGAGTGCCGTCAAGTACAAGGAAGTGGAGCCCGGAGCCACCAGTCCGCTCGACGAGGCCGGCATCCTCCAGGTGATTGGCACGCTCATCAAGCAGCGCCGCGACTCCATCGAGCAGTTCAAGGCCGGCGGCCGCGCCGACCTGGCCGAGAAGGAGGAGCAGGAGATCACCATCCTCCAGAAGTACCTGCCCCAGCAACTCACCCCGGACGAGCTGCGCGCCGCGGTCCAGGCCGCCATCTCCGAGGCGGGCGCCAAGAGCGCCAAGGACATGGGCGCGGTGATGAAGCTGCTCACCCCCAAGCTCCAGGGCCGCGCCGAGGGCCGCGCCATCTCCGAGGAAGTGAAGAGCCAGCTGTCCAAGTTGTCCTGA
- the rpsU gene encoding 30S ribosomal protein S21: protein MPGIRVKDGESIESALKRFKKATEKAGILSEIRKREHYEKPSVKRKKKALAAKKRAVKKARKTY from the coding sequence ATGCCCGGCATTCGAGTCAAGGACGGCGAGTCCATCGAGAGCGCTCTCAAGCGCTTCAAGAAGGCCACCGAGAAAGCTGGAATTCTCTCCGAGATCCGCAAGCGCGAGCACTACGAGAAGCCTTCCGTGAAGCGGAAGAAGAAGGCTCTCGCGGCCAAGAAGCGCGCGGTGAAGAAGGCGCGCAAGACGTACTAG
- a CDS encoding HEAT repeat domain-containing protein — translation MTASLLLLLLLSAGQPGSQGATGCWTACQRNVQDPALRARVCRTCLTSGRAESWLLELAEKPGPPAQAALRSALGDPNWRVRWGAVRAQAKLQSVLDRRMLADWVSDIPARDEVVACVTAARAAAAAGVSTASFLRDAGARGPAAAARVWEKRDAVRRALEVEVYAEDATLRGEALLHLATFLGRTPARVALEAMAQRPESADAAPASALLWVADKQNTSVGRLLLLEAKQPSDQVLINRLFGVYSQELEALQKGLSAPDVASRRATVQSLRLYGPLARRELERALGDEDSSIRQIAARALAQSEGLSLTEAAGRWLRTASTEPATRRAWWEVAAADKRCDSFLLEMARDTRLPPATRGEAVARLSECERLAKRHFEEVSTFLTDAQPQVRAGAVRALAQPRSALGDGAVAAALEDAAPEVVVAALFVVGQHRQKDRAEEVVALLDASSPEVRQAAIEALERLGRAQDVKPLARVLREDRVAAVRVAAAQALGLLGGPFAASALSQALSQDPDSHVQHVARKGLARLGFSPP, via the coding sequence GTGACTGCCTCCCTCCTGCTGCTGCTCCTTTTGTCGGCCGGTCAGCCTGGTTCCCAGGGGGCGACGGGGTGCTGGACGGCCTGCCAGCGCAACGTGCAGGACCCCGCTCTGCGCGCTCGCGTCTGCCGCACCTGTCTCACCTCGGGCCGCGCCGAGAGCTGGCTGCTGGAGCTGGCCGAGAAGCCCGGCCCCCCCGCCCAGGCCGCGCTGCGCTCGGCGCTGGGGGACCCGAACTGGCGGGTGCGCTGGGGGGCGGTGCGCGCCCAGGCGAAGCTCCAGAGTGTCCTCGACCGGCGGATGCTCGCCGACTGGGTGAGCGACATCCCCGCCCGGGACGAGGTGGTCGCGTGTGTCACGGCCGCCCGGGCCGCCGCCGCCGCGGGTGTTTCCACGGCGTCCTTCTTGAGGGACGCGGGCGCGAGGGGACCCGCGGCCGCCGCCCGTGTCTGGGAGAAGCGTGACGCGGTGCGGCGGGCCCTGGAGGTGGAGGTGTATGCCGAGGACGCGACGCTCCGGGGCGAGGCGCTGCTGCACCTGGCCACCTTCCTCGGCCGGACGCCTGCCCGGGTGGCGTTGGAGGCCATGGCCCAGCGTCCCGAGTCCGCCGATGCCGCTCCCGCCTCCGCGCTGCTCTGGGTGGCGGACAAGCAGAACACCTCCGTGGGCCGCCTGCTCCTGCTGGAGGCCAAACAGCCCTCGGATCAGGTCCTCATCAACCGCCTCTTCGGTGTGTACTCCCAGGAGTTGGAGGCGCTGCAGAAGGGCCTGTCCGCGCCGGACGTCGCCTCGCGGCGCGCCACCGTGCAGTCCCTGCGGCTCTATGGCCCCCTGGCGCGGCGCGAGCTGGAGCGGGCCCTCGGGGACGAGGACTCGAGTATCCGTCAGATCGCGGCGCGGGCCCTCGCCCAGTCCGAGGGCCTGTCTCTCACGGAGGCCGCGGGCCGATGGCTCCGGACGGCTTCCACCGAGCCCGCCACCCGGCGCGCCTGGTGGGAGGTGGCCGCGGCGGACAAGAGGTGTGACTCCTTCCTCCTGGAGATGGCGCGGGACACCCGGCTTCCCCCCGCCACGCGGGGCGAGGCGGTGGCGAGGCTGTCCGAGTGCGAGCGGCTCGCGAAGCGCCACTTCGAGGAGGTGTCCACCTTCCTCACGGATGCGCAGCCCCAGGTGCGCGCGGGCGCGGTGCGGGCGCTCGCCCAGCCGCGCTCGGCGCTGGGGGATGGAGCCGTCGCCGCCGCGCTCGAGGATGCCGCGCCGGAGGTGGTGGTCGCGGCCCTGTTCGTGGTGGGCCAGCACCGCCAGAAGGATCGCGCCGAGGAGGTGGTGGCCCTGCTGGACGCTTCCTCCCCGGAGGTGCGGCAAGCCGCCATCGAGGCCCTGGAGCGCCTGGGCCGCGCGCAGGATGTGAAGCCGCTGGCCCGCGTGCTGCGGGAGGACCGTGTGGCCGCGGTGCGTGTGGCCGCGGCGCAGGCCCTGGGGCTCCTGGGCGGGCCGTTCGCCGCCTCCGCGCTCAGTCAGGCCCTGTCCCAGGATCCCGACTCCCACGTCCAGCACGTGGCGCGGAAGGGTCTGGCGCGGCTCGGCTTCAGCCCTCCCTAG
- a CDS encoding GGDEF domain-containing protein produces the protein MKVTRALVVEPRTAGRRKLQEGLEKAGLEVSAEAEWGEEAAVRAQVVVLGPSVEEPAKVARKVRARLPGALVLVAREAPGKAAGFADGVLPLPVSPKDLQVRLPELVKLRTLSRGAPARKGRSAVAADAPRLPSETLLDPLTQFYAFPHFKDLLFVEVKRSRRHGLPLALALVAFDALPVQVDRDLREQLHGGLALAIRRSLRDTDFPVQYSPDRVLLLLPHTDLAGAQTVARRVCERVARSSLAFDDQVLRPTVSVGLSALAPGRDESFSDMVRQAQRSLDAARAAGGNRVEMLAETAGLEAGS, from the coding sequence ATGAAGGTGACACGAGCCCTCGTCGTCGAGCCGCGAACCGCCGGGCGCCGCAAGCTGCAGGAGGGCCTGGAGAAGGCGGGTCTCGAGGTCTCCGCGGAAGCGGAGTGGGGGGAGGAGGCGGCGGTTCGGGCCCAGGTGGTGGTGCTGGGGCCCTCGGTGGAGGAGCCCGCGAAGGTGGCGCGCAAGGTGCGCGCGCGACTGCCGGGGGCGCTCGTGTTGGTCGCGCGGGAGGCGCCGGGCAAGGCGGCGGGCTTCGCCGATGGCGTGCTTCCCCTGCCGGTGTCCCCGAAGGATCTCCAGGTGCGGCTGCCGGAGCTGGTGAAGCTGCGGACGCTCTCGCGCGGCGCACCCGCTCGCAAGGGCCGGTCCGCCGTGGCGGCCGACGCGCCTCGGCTGCCGTCCGAGACGCTGTTGGATCCCCTCACCCAGTTCTACGCCTTCCCGCACTTCAAGGATCTCCTCTTCGTGGAGGTGAAGCGCTCGCGGCGCCATGGCCTGCCGCTGGCGCTGGCGCTGGTGGCCTTCGATGCGCTGCCGGTGCAGGTGGACCGCGACTTGCGCGAGCAGCTCCATGGGGGACTGGCGCTCGCCATCCGGCGCTCGCTGCGCGACACGGACTTCCCGGTGCAGTACTCGCCGGACCGCGTGCTGTTGCTCCTGCCGCACACGGACCTGGCCGGGGCCCAGACGGTGGCGCGCCGCGTGTGCGAGCGCGTGGCCCGCTCCAGCCTCGCCTTCGATGATCAGGTGCTGCGGCCCACCGTGTCCGTGGGGCTGTCCGCGCTCGCGCCGGGGCGGGACGAGTCCTTCTCGGACATGGTGCGCCAGGCGCAGCGCTCGCTGGACGCCGCCCGGGCGGCGGGGGGCAACCGGGTGGAGATGCTCGCGGAGACGGCCGGACTCGAGGCCGGGTCTTGA
- a CDS encoding GGDEF domain-containing protein produces MSDEKTAVHSISDLLGAAAPQQSAYLIVISAKSASGIGRMFKLDRSETVLGRSAEAQFQVEDDGISRKHAKVVSLGDGRFQLVDLGSTNGTFLNGVKVSAAPLYDTDKIQIGSNTVLKFSIQDQLEEAYQRSIYESATRDGLTRLYNKKYFMETLRKEFAYCLRHRVALSLVMFDVDHFKKINDVYGHPAGDYVLTRIAQRVSDTVRTEDLFARYGGEEFALMLRESAEEQAMSCAERCRAAVDRTDFIFSGTPIKVTISLGVATLHDSDYAQAEDIIAAADKYLYRAKRAGRNRVDGKAVSGP; encoded by the coding sequence ATGTCCGACGAGAAGACCGCCGTCCATTCCATCTCGGACCTGCTGGGAGCCGCCGCGCCTCAGCAGAGCGCGTATCTCATCGTGATCAGCGCGAAGTCGGCCTCCGGCATCGGGCGGATGTTCAAGCTGGATCGCTCCGAAACGGTTCTCGGCCGAAGCGCGGAGGCGCAGTTCCAGGTCGAGGACGATGGCATCTCGCGCAAGCACGCCAAGGTGGTGTCGCTCGGGGATGGCCGCTTCCAGCTCGTGGACCTGGGCAGCACCAACGGCACGTTCCTCAACGGCGTGAAGGTGAGCGCCGCGCCACTCTACGATACCGACAAGATCCAGATCGGCTCCAACACGGTGCTCAAGTTCTCCATCCAGGATCAGCTGGAGGAGGCCTACCAGCGCAGCATCTACGAGTCGGCCACGCGCGATGGGCTCACGCGCCTGTACAACAAGAAGTACTTCATGGAGACCTTGCGCAAGGAGTTCGCCTACTGCCTGCGCCACCGGGTGGCCCTGTCGCTGGTGATGTTCGACGTGGACCACTTCAAGAAGATCAACGACGTGTATGGGCACCCGGCGGGCGACTACGTGCTCACGCGCATCGCGCAGCGGGTGAGCGACACGGTGCGCACCGAGGATCTGTTCGCGCGCTATGGCGGCGAGGAGTTCGCCCTCATGCTGCGCGAGTCCGCCGAGGAGCAGGCCATGTCGTGCGCCGAGCGCTGCCGCGCGGCGGTGGACCGCACGGACTTCATCTTCAGCGGCACGCCCATCAAGGTGACCATCAGCCTGGGAGTGGCCACGCTGCACGACTCGGACTACGCCCAGGCCGAGGACATCATCGCCGCGGCGGACAAGTATCTCTACCGGGCCAAGCGCGCCGGCCGCAACCGCGTGGACGGCAAGGCCGTCAGCGGCCCCTGA
- a CDS encoding asparaginase, translating into MPRLLLLHTGGTLGMAGGRPSALRPAAFFKTLKSRCPELFQLADIELELFCNLDSSEMQPELWSRLAAHLHRRLPDFDGAVVTHGTDTLAYTASALSFMLPGLDKPVVMTGSQRPLGEVRSDARLNLIDAVLSALQGPPEVSICFDSHLYRGNRARKVKVAEYDAFDSPNCPLLGTLGVEANFAPGLRQKGPRRLRERLESRVFLLKVFPGLDPSLPMALLPQVRGLVLEAYGAGNYPLAPTLGHSLLPLFREARARDVPVVVVSQAHHNGVDLSLYESGAAALAEGALSGGDMTPSAALVKLMQGLAYHRDREARARFIQTPIVGEMTDRPSIVHGTPAKKSRRAR; encoded by the coding sequence ATGCCCAGACTCCTCCTGCTGCACACGGGCGGCACGTTGGGGATGGCCGGAGGCCGGCCGTCCGCGCTGCGCCCCGCCGCCTTCTTCAAGACGCTCAAGTCCCGCTGCCCTGAACTCTTCCAGCTCGCCGACATCGAGCTGGAGCTCTTCTGCAACCTGGACAGCTCGGAGATGCAGCCCGAGCTGTGGAGCCGACTCGCCGCGCACCTGCACCGCCGGCTGCCCGACTTCGATGGCGCCGTGGTGACGCATGGCACGGACACGCTCGCCTACACCGCCAGCGCCCTCTCGTTCATGCTGCCCGGCCTGGACAAGCCCGTGGTGATGACGGGCTCGCAGCGGCCGCTGGGCGAAGTGCGCTCGGACGCGCGGCTCAACCTCATTGACGCGGTGCTCTCCGCCCTGCAGGGCCCGCCCGAGGTGAGCATCTGCTTCGACTCCCATCTCTACCGCGGCAACCGCGCCCGCAAGGTGAAGGTGGCCGAGTACGACGCCTTCGACAGCCCCAACTGCCCCCTGCTCGGCACGCTCGGAGTGGAGGCCAACTTCGCTCCAGGTCTCAGGCAGAAGGGCCCCCGGCGTCTGCGCGAGCGGCTCGAGTCGCGCGTCTTCCTCCTCAAGGTCTTCCCCGGGCTGGATCCCTCGCTGCCCATGGCGCTCCTGCCCCAGGTGCGCGGCCTGGTGCTGGAAGCCTATGGCGCGGGCAACTACCCCCTGGCTCCCACGCTCGGCCATTCCCTGCTGCCGCTGTTCCGCGAGGCGCGCGCGCGGGACGTGCCGGTGGTGGTGGTGAGCCAGGCCCACCACAACGGCGTGGACCTCTCCCTCTATGAATCCGGCGCGGCGGCGCTCGCCGAGGGGGCGCTGAGCGGGGGGGACATGACGCCCTCCGCGGCGCTCGTGAAGCTCATGCAGGGGCTCGCCTACCACCGGGACAGGGAAGCGCGAGCCCGGTTCATCCAGACGCCGATTGTCGGCGAGATGACCGATCGCCCCTCGATTGTTCACGGGACTCCGGCCAAAAAGTCGAGACGCGCCCGTTAA
- a CDS encoding DsbA family protein has translation MLPARRNRVLLALTLALTAFAGAPTALAAPPPPSAPSKPAAPTPPAASGTSALQGIPGMDFSALSPAAQRELSTVFSDEFCYCGCPHTLGQCLKGHTGCQHARRMARLAARQAASGTPATDIIVALSEYYASFRAPRQKFEVDPRMCMGDAKAPVTLVEFSDFECPYCGKARPVLEAFAKKNATKVRFCNIPYPLPMHANAVPAGQAALWARDQGKYWEMHDALFENAHRLSTTTIVELANKLGLKGAELQKALQAGTYAQELEKYKSMGTRANIRGTPSLFFNGRFNDLQMGLTEEMLSHALEDETTWRANNNAWAAD, from the coding sequence GTGCTCCCCGCCCGCCGCAACCGCGTCCTTCTGGCTCTCACCCTGGCGCTGACGGCTTTCGCCGGCGCTCCCACCGCCCTGGCGGCCCCGCCGCCCCCGTCGGCCCCGTCCAAGCCCGCCGCTCCCACGCCGCCCGCCGCGTCCGGAACCTCGGCCCTCCAGGGCATTCCTGGCATGGACTTCTCCGCGCTGTCGCCCGCGGCCCAGCGCGAGCTGTCCACGGTCTTCTCGGATGAATTCTGTTACTGCGGCTGCCCCCACACGCTGGGCCAGTGCCTCAAGGGGCACACCGGCTGCCAGCATGCCAGGCGCATGGCTCGGCTCGCCGCCCGGCAGGCTGCCTCGGGCACGCCGGCCACCGACATCATCGTCGCGCTCTCCGAGTACTACGCCTCCTTCCGCGCGCCCCGGCAGAAGTTCGAGGTGGACCCGCGCATGTGCATGGGCGACGCCAAGGCCCCGGTGACGCTGGTGGAGTTCTCCGACTTCGAGTGCCCCTACTGCGGCAAGGCCCGGCCGGTGCTCGAGGCCTTCGCGAAGAAGAACGCCACCAAGGTGCGCTTCTGCAACATCCCCTATCCGCTGCCCATGCACGCCAACGCGGTGCCCGCCGGCCAGGCGGCGCTCTGGGCGCGCGACCAGGGCAAGTACTGGGAGATGCACGACGCGCTCTTCGAGAACGCCCACCGCCTGTCCACCACGACGATCGTGGAGCTGGCCAACAAGCTCGGCCTCAAGGGCGCCGAGCTGCAGAAGGCGCTCCAGGCGGGCACCTACGCCCAGGAGCTGGAGAAGTACAAGTCCATGGGCACGCGCGCCAACATCCGCGGCACGCCCAGCCTCTTCTTCAACGGCCGCTTCAACGATCTGCAGATGGGCCTCACCGAGGAGATGCTCTCGCACGCCCTCGAGGACGAGACGACGTGGCGCGCCAACAACAACGCATGGGCCGCGGACTGA
- a CDS encoding DUF4388 domain-containing protein, which translates to MSARFRIEGSQLVPDERPGVSPQSPSGLAGRAGSYILQPTSPDLLVFSRSPAEGGSLPTPRVVLSGDASGFPLSDLIAFLSQSRWSGIVRVQAPSGERSVVMREGEVRGATSDVAADRLGEVLVRLGYVERAQLEAVLREQPPSKIGRTLVERGLLQAHDLFRCVTHQVSEIFHSIVLCREGSFFLVDQPVEDKLGHNIQLSTQSLLMDSIRKIDELAHFRKRIPHSRLYVLRKGPAFAKLEPDEDRVLALVDGRRTLLELGQACRLSEFDVTKVVYGLLEGGFVSLSDKALGSPVPSMSGLPAVRPRSIMGIPVVRPSSTGLPAVRVSQSGIRAITAHQEPPPVVAVSEVVSVFNRIFREIATEVAKQGLAREFIASANAALSGQALSSSPVLAGLSFAADGSLSETKLREAYEQHRSSMGAEPVVSFRQALSDVMFFLLFQAGELLESRADEDLARRVKDMLSTLGGG; encoded by the coding sequence ATGAGCGCGCGCTTCCGCATCGAGGGCTCCCAGCTCGTTCCCGACGAGCGGCCCGGAGTGTCTCCACAGTCGCCATCCGGACTGGCGGGCCGCGCGGGTTCCTACATCCTGCAGCCCACCTCGCCGGATCTGCTCGTCTTCTCGCGCTCGCCCGCGGAGGGAGGCTCGCTGCCCACCCCGCGCGTGGTGCTCTCCGGGGACGCGTCCGGCTTCCCGCTGTCCGACCTCATCGCCTTCCTCAGCCAGTCGCGCTGGAGCGGCATCGTGCGGGTGCAGGCCCCCAGTGGCGAGCGCTCGGTGGTGATGCGCGAGGGCGAGGTGCGCGGGGCCACCTCGGACGTGGCGGCGGACCGGCTCGGGGAGGTGCTCGTGCGCCTGGGCTACGTGGAGCGCGCCCAGCTCGAGGCCGTGCTGCGCGAGCAGCCTCCCTCCAAGATTGGCCGCACCCTGGTGGAGCGCGGCCTGTTGCAGGCGCATGATCTCTTCCGGTGCGTCACGCACCAGGTGAGCGAGATCTTCCACTCCATCGTCCTGTGCCGCGAGGGCAGCTTCTTCCTCGTGGATCAGCCGGTGGAGGACAAGCTCGGCCACAACATCCAGCTGTCCACGCAGAGCCTGCTCATGGACAGCATCCGGAAGATCGACGAGCTGGCGCACTTCCGCAAACGCATCCCCCACAGCCGCCTCTACGTGCTGCGCAAGGGGCCGGCGTTCGCCAAGCTGGAGCCGGACGAGGATCGGGTGCTGGCGCTGGTGGACGGGCGCCGCACGCTGCTGGAGCTGGGGCAGGCCTGCCGCCTGTCCGAGTTCGACGTCACCAAGGTCGTCTACGGCCTGCTGGAGGGCGGCTTCGTGAGCCTGTCCGACAAGGCCCTGGGCAGCCCGGTGCCGTCCATGTCCGGGCTTCCCGCGGTGCGCCCGCGCAGCATCATGGGCATCCCCGTGGTGCGCCCCTCCTCCACGGGCCTTCCGGCGGTGCGGGTGAGCCAGTCCGGCATCCGCGCCATCACCGCGCACCAGGAGCCTCCTCCGGTGGTGGCCGTGAGCGAGGTGGTGAGCGTCTTCAACCGCATCTTCCGGGAGATCGCCACCGAGGTGGCCAAGCAGGGGCTGGCGCGCGAGTTCATCGCCTCGGCCAACGCCGCGTTGTCGGGTCAGGCGCTGTCGTCCTCGCCGGTGCTGGCGGGGCTCTCCTTCGCCGCGGATGGCAGCCTGTCGGAGACGAAGCTGCGTGAGGCGTATGAGCAGCACCGCAGCTCGATGGGCGCGGAGCCGGTGGTCTCCTTCCGCCAGGCGCTCAGCGACGTGATGTTCTTCCTCCTCTTCCAGGCCGGAGAGCTGCTCGAGTCGCGTGCCGACGAGGATCTCGCCCGGCGCGTGAAGGACATGCTCTCCACGCTGGGAGGCGGGTGA
- the truD gene encoding tRNA pseudouridine(13) synthase TruD: MVAAERPRLTQDVPGCGGAFKLVPEDFEVEELPAYLPSGEGEHLYLWLEKRGRDTREVVKALAAALAVDEGEVGVAGMKDRQAITRQLLSVPSRSEARLSGFALEGVSVLWTKRHGNKLRTGHLRGNRFRLRLRDVRDVGAARETLARLEARGLPNYFGDQRFGREGDNADLGRLLVLGQRLPRRPDKFQRKLYLSAFQSRLFNRALVERLRAGTFDTALAGDVLRREDSGGLFVCEAPEVDGPRVAAFEVSPAGPLFGPKMTAAAQAVAEAEAKLLADEGVTLEDFRRGGDETQGGRRPYRVRLGGVSLEVEGADLRLAFELPKGSYATEVLHELLKDG; the protein is encoded by the coding sequence ATGGTGGCCGCCGAGCGGCCCCGGTTGACCCAGGACGTCCCCGGGTGTGGCGGTGCCTTCAAGCTCGTCCCCGAGGACTTCGAGGTGGAGGAGCTCCCCGCGTATCTGCCCTCGGGGGAGGGGGAGCACCTCTACCTGTGGCTGGAGAAGCGGGGCCGCGACACCCGCGAGGTCGTGAAGGCCCTGGCGGCCGCCCTGGCGGTGGACGAGGGCGAGGTGGGCGTGGCGGGGATGAAGGACCGGCAGGCCATCACCCGGCAACTGCTCTCCGTGCCCTCGAGGAGCGAGGCACGCCTGTCCGGCTTCGCCCTGGAGGGCGTGAGCGTGCTGTGGACGAAGCGTCACGGCAACAAGCTGCGCACCGGGCACCTGCGGGGAAACCGCTTCCGGCTGCGCCTGCGCGACGTGAGGGACGTGGGCGCGGCACGTGAGACACTCGCCCGGCTGGAGGCGCGCGGCCTGCCCAACTACTTCGGGGATCAGCGCTTCGGCCGCGAGGGCGACAACGCGGACCTCGGCCGCCTGCTGGTGCTCGGCCAGCGGCTGCCGCGCCGCCCCGACAAGTTCCAGCGCAAGCTCTACCTGTCCGCCTTCCAGTCCCGCCTGTTCAACCGGGCCCTGGTGGAGCGGCTGCGCGCGGGCACCTTCGACACGGCGCTCGCGGGTGACGTGCTGCGCCGCGAGGACTCGGGTGGCCTCTTCGTGTGCGAGGCCCCCGAGGTGGACGGGCCCCGCGTGGCCGCGTTCGAGGTGAGCCCCGCCGGCCCGCTCTTCGGGCCGAAGATGACCGCGGCGGCCCAGGCGGTGGCCGAGGCCGAGGCGAAGCTGCTCGCGGACGAGGGCGTGACGTTGGAGGACTTCCGGCGCGGCGGCGACGAGACCCAGGGCGGACGCAGGCCCTACCGGGTGCGGCTCGGCGGCGTGTCGCTGGAGGTGGAGGGAGCGGACCTGCGGCTCGCGTTCGAGCTGCCCAAGGGCTCCTACGCCACCGAGGTCCTCCACGAGCTGCTCAAGGACGGCTGA
- a CDS encoding thrombospondin type 3 repeat-containing protein, with the protein MRRLFATALLLLGTSCVSGNKVRADSEVIQASVERARRSGAMRCAPVELAVAEANLDFARGELSQGASYRASEHIRTAESAIKRALDLSKDCAPPRVVYGKDQPEAQEQTPADATSPSRPQQQVVVQIEEKDTDGDGVPDKDDPCADRAEDFDGFEDADGCPEPDNDGDGVLDGNDKCPLTPGPLSNQGCPQEAGTDSDSDGIPDDLDKCPLQPEDKDGHEDSDGCPDLDNDNDGLLDNADKCPDAAGPIQSLGCPRTDKDGDGIDDAQDKCPDESEDKDGFQDEDGCPDLDNDNDSIPDAIDRCPLAAGPLEGGGCPDADKDGDGTMDRTDLCPDQPGPQEMRGCPDPDKDGDGIVDRLDICPEQPGPHETRGCPDADKDNDGLIDRLDVCPDQAGTQELRGCPDPDRDMDGIPDRIDVCADDPGVKEERGCPKKYKMVVVKRDKIEIKKQIKFASGSAKIIGKESFTILDDVAQVLRDMPTIKKIRIEGHTDSVGKAVNNMKLSQSRADAVMAQLLKRGIDPGRMQAVGYGMEKPIASNLTAKGRAENRRTEFNIVDQ; encoded by the coding sequence ATGCGACGTCTCTTCGCCACCGCGCTGCTACTGCTCGGCACCTCCTGTGTGAGCGGGAACAAGGTCCGCGCGGACTCCGAGGTCATCCAGGCCAGCGTCGAGCGCGCCCGCCGCAGCGGCGCCATGCGCTGTGCCCCCGTGGAACTGGCCGTTGCCGAGGCCAACCTCGACTTCGCCCGAGGCGAGCTCAGCCAGGGCGCCAGCTACCGCGCTTCCGAGCACATCCGTACCGCCGAGTCCGCCATCAAGCGCGCGCTCGATCTCTCCAAGGACTGCGCGCCCCCGCGGGTCGTCTACGGCAAGGATCAGCCGGAGGCCCAGGAGCAGACGCCCGCGGACGCCACCTCCCCCTCCCGGCCCCAGCAGCAGGTGGTGGTGCAGATCGAGGAGAAGGACACCGACGGCGACGGCGTGCCCGACAAGGATGACCCCTGCGCCGACCGCGCCGAGGACTTCGACGGCTTCGAGGACGCGGACGGCTGCCCCGAGCCGGACAACGACGGCGACGGCGTGCTGGACGGCAACGACAAGTGCCCGCTGACGCCCGGCCCCCTGTCCAACCAGGGCTGCCCGCAGGAGGCGGGCACGGACAGTGACAGCGACGGCATCCCCGACGACCTGGACAAGTGCCCGCTGCAGCCCGAGGACAAGGACGGCCACGAGGACTCCGATGGCTGCCCGGACCTCGACAACGACAACGACGGGCTGCTCGACAACGCGGACAAGTGCCCCGATGCCGCCGGGCCCATCCAGAGCCTGGGCTGCCCCCGCACCGACAAGGACGGGGACGGCATCGACGACGCGCAGGACAAGTGCCCGGACGAGTCCGAGGACAAGGACGGCTTCCAGGACGAGGATGGCTGCCCGGACCTCGACAACGACAACGACAGCATCCCGGATGCCATCGACCGCTGCCCGCTCGCGGCCGGTCCCCTGGAGGGCGGCGGTTGCCCCGACGCGGACAAGGACGGCGACGGCACCATGGATCGCACCGACCTGTGCCCGGATCAGCCCGGTCCCCAGGAGATGCGCGGCTGCCCGGATCCGGACAAGGACGGCGATGGCATCGTCGACCGGCTCGACATCTGCCCCGAGCAGCCCGGCCCCCACGAGACGCGCGGCTGCCCCGACGCGGACAAGGACAACGACGGCCTCATCGACCGGCTGGACGTGTGCCCGGATCAGGCCGGCACCCAGGAGCTGCGCGGCTGCCCGGATCCGGACCGCGACATGGACGGCATCCCCGACCGCATCGACGTGTGCGCGGACGACCCGGGCGTGAAGGAGGAGCGCGGCTGCCCCAAGAAGTACAAGATGGTGGTCGTCAAGCGGGACAAGATCGAGATCAAGAAGCAGATCAAGTTCGCCTCCGGCTCGGCGAAGATCATCGGCAAGGAGAGCTTCACCATCCTCGATGACGTGGCGCAGGTGCTGCGCGACATGCCCACCATCAAGAAGATCCGCATCGAGGGACACACGGACTCGGTGGGCAAGGCCGTCAACAACATGAAGCTGTCACAGTCCCGCGCGGACGCGGTGATGGCGCAGCTGCTCAAGCGCGGCATCGATCCGGGCCGCATGCAGGCCGTGGGCTACGGCATGGAGAAGCCCATCGCCTCCAACCTCACGGCCAAGGGCCGCGCGGAGAACCGCCGCACCGAGTTCAACATCGTCGATCAGTAG
- a CDS encoding DUF4398 domain-containing protein, which produces MKRLLVLLAVAGALSGCGPIKSTSHLLDAEVQIQAARTAGAETLAPYEWTAANLYIHKAREEVSYSDYQSGVDFAEKAARYAAEAREKALAVANDNTDGAASPRPNP; this is translated from the coding sequence ATGAAGCGACTCCTCGTACTGCTGGCGGTGGCGGGAGCCCTGAGCGGCTGCGGCCCCATCAAGTCCACTTCCCACCTGCTGGACGCCGAGGTGCAGATCCAGGCGGCCCGCACCGCGGGGGCCGAGACGCTCGCGCCCTACGAGTGGACGGCCGCCAACCTCTACATCCACAAGGCGCGCGAAGAGGTGAGCTACTCGGACTACCAGTCCGGCGTGGACTTCGCCGAGAAGGCCGCGCGCTATGCCGCCGAGGCGCGTGAAAAGGCCCTGGCCGTGGCCAATGACAACACCGACGGCGCTGCCTCCCCCCGCCCCAACCCCTGA